In Cotesia glomerata isolate CgM1 linkage group LG1, MPM_Cglom_v2.3, whole genome shotgun sequence, one genomic interval encodes:
- the LOC123275398 gene encoding putative odorant receptor 92a, giving the protein MEGRLPNPHRRFIDTCVYVLRYCGVWPLQPSAHILLKILHFIFRTFNYVVMAIHLASILAPAIYHKGDLVVLGDVGGWFIGGSMSFLKFVKFTVSYNSIIDHIEKVLIPIDILQQSSDRGMVINIKSYSQQENMEIKLFTSACGFLVLATIFFGLRQKPGLLIKALYPFETDHSPIYEIVAFIQIYSESYFFAIIIATDGMVIALIRWTTIHFTALAANYKNCNSKLIKRATIVSINETWELANQYNSSKLSPEDLEIKSFVAFEKHESENSVDDFNWRYKTCIKHHQRLLKLTIDVNITINLLLLLQFSASLTIVCLCGFQIILNLNNSFRVMQFAVFVLIALGELFVFCWYGNEFTHVTNSLTYNQWSSGWEYINDSTNSDKKQKLHNLITITMLQTMHPIEFKAVGLFVLSTATFLSVVKSSYSVLALLMNMND; this is encoded by the exons ATGGAAGGGAGATTACCTAATCCACATCGTCGATTTATCGACACTTGTGTTTATGTCTTGAG ATACTGTGGTGTTTGGCCACTACAACCATCAGCAcatattttgttgaaaatattacattttattttcagaacATTTAATTACGTAGTTATGGCGATTCACTTAGCTTCGATACTTGCTCCTGCTATATATCACAAGGGCGATTTAGTAGTACTCGGTGATGTTGGAGGATGGTTCATTGGTGGATCTATGtcctttttaaaatttgtaaagttTACAGTATCATACAATAGCATAATAGATCATATCGAAAAAGTATTAATTCCAATAGATATATTACAACAATCATCCg ATAGAGGAAtggtaataaatatcaaaagctATTCTCAGCAGGAGAATatggaaattaaattatttacgtCAGCATGTGGTTTTCTTGTACTTGCAACTATATTTTTTGGGCTCAGACAAAAACCAGGATTACTTATTAAAGCTCTCTATCCATTCGAAACAGATCATTCACCTATTTATGAAATAGTAGCATTCATTCAGATTTATTCAGAATCATACTTTTTTGCAATTATAATTGCAACTGATGGAATGGTTATTGCATTAATCAGATGGACGACTATCCATTTCACAGCTTTAGCAGCGAATTATAAAAACTGTAATAGTAAATTGATAAAACGTGCTACTatagtttcaataaatgaAACTTGGGAGCTTGCCAATCAATATAACTCCTCAAAATTAAGTCCTGAAGATTTAGAAATAAAGTCGTTTGTTGCTTTTGAGAAACATGAATCTGAAAACAGTGTCGATGATTTCAACTGGAGATATAAAACCTGTATTAAACATCATCAAAGACTTCTTAAACTTACAATCGACGTTAATATAACAATTAACCTACTTTTATTACTTCAATTTTCAGCTAGTTTAACTATTGTCTGTTTATGTGGGtttcaaataatattg aatttaaataactCATTTAGAGTAATGCAATTCGcagtatttgttttaattgcTTTGGGAGAATTATTCGTTTTTTGTTGGTATGGTAACGAATTTACTCATgtg acAAATAGTTTGACGTATAATCAGTGGTCATCTGGCTGGGAATATATTAACGATTCTACTAATAGtgataaaaagcaaaaattacaCAATCTTATAACAATCACTATGCTCCAAACAATGCATCCTATTGAATTTAAAGCAGTCGGTCTTTTTGTTTTATCCACTGCAACATTTCTCTCG GTTGTCAAAAGTTCATACTCGGTGTTAGCTTTGTTAATGAATATGAATGACTAA